Part of the Myxocyprinus asiaticus isolate MX2 ecotype Aquarium Trade chromosome 17, UBuf_Myxa_2, whole genome shotgun sequence genome, ccttttttttttttttttttttgcataagaaCTGTacatgaaaaatatttcagcctgttcctcacacaaatccatcaaatggcttcagaagacttggaatataatgcatgaaTGCACAggatgcttttatggtgctttcttgtcctttttggagcttgacagcttaTGGCACAGTAAGATTCCATTATATGGAATAATAAatgttcttcaaaacatctcctttaatgttccatggaagaaagaaaatgataTGAGTCTTCAAAGACATGACAgtaagtaaatgaatacagaaatttcatttttgggtgaacaaactgTGGgacaaacaaaaagcatccaaaatAATGCAAGAAATCACCCATAATATTCTTCAAAATGACCATTAAACACCTTTCTCTCGCCACTAAACATTTTTCTCTCAAACATAATCTTCACTAGCACTGAGTTGCTGGTCCCAAGAGACTATTTTGTTATTGTCAGAGGTTTGAAGTAGGACAGCCCAATTACAGGGCCATTTAAAGCTTGTTCTGGCAAAAAACGCGACTCACATGCTTTGTGagattattattttcttaatgaGGCAAAGACAAGTAGCAGGGACCAAGCAATAACATAGTAAACTTCAGATTCAGCAAAGCCAAAGACCCCCTCCTACAAGTCTGAGCAGCTGGGGAGGTGCTCTCcacttctgtttgtttttgaaagaacaATGCCTTGCACCAAAAGCTCAAGAAGCCCCAAACCAGGACACACATGCAGAGTCACTTAGCTTGCCGCTGGGCATGACGGAAAAATGCTTTCTAAACAGCAACGCTTTGATCTTTGCTGTTTGGTTACCATCTGAAAGCATGACTAAACAAGAATTGACATGGGGAATTAAAAGGTGCAGCATTATCCTACTGGGTCCACTAAGGGCATTCCCAAGAGAACAATTAAATTACTCTTATCTCACAGATTACTCAGTCTAACAAGATATACGGTCATGAGTGAAATCATGCATATTCTCAACATTGTTATATATCTGAGCCATATATCCAGCATCAACATGACTACACTAGGTTACACCAACCAATGTAAAGTattttttaagggtcagatcaagaagaaataaatatttaaggtaacaactgcacgtaaccacattttacagtgtaacacTAGTGACACCAATTTGATTTGCAAATGCGTTTACATGAAcaatcttacaccaattatgcttaataggCAGAAAAGTTGtttggtcatgtaaacgccttaaagGGCTAAGTTCATATACAGGTTTAAAACATAAACCAACACATATCAATTTTTGCCTATTATCCCGATTTCGCATTGCATGTGAACACCTTTACCGCCATTCTTagcggcttatccaatgtgcataCATTTTGGAcactttatatttacatttagtcatttagcagatgcttttatccaaagcaacttacaaatgaggaacaagcaatttgtcatacaaaagtcaacaatatctgcaattTTGCACTGCCAAGTTCCCAAAGTAGCTAGAGAAGTATTGAAGCTAGTGcagaagagacagacaaggaaaggtgttacatttttatttaattttttaattaaataattgaattaGTAAGTGCCATTAGTGAgtactggttaagtgctcacagatctcctgtttatgtttttaaaatgctgtttttgttttttttttggtagttatcagcatattagtGTGCATGTAAAAGCAAAGTTTCCCAAACTTTTCTCCTCGTCTGCCATTGGCCAAACAAACAGACTAGTCCCGCCCAAAATGCACGCCACTTGTTGGagcaatgttgctgtgttgggctgatcAGGATGCTTAAACAACAGAGCAATGTTTAAAAGTTCCATAGTGTACacttttcaaggaaatcaacctggTTTACTTATTGCTTTTGGCAACGCCTTTTACAAAGTAAAAACACTGTAtacttaatgaaaaaaaaaaaaaagtggctttgGAAGTAGATCTCTTTCAGAGAGGTGACCTACATATTGAAAGCTGTGCCCATAAATTGAAATCTACTTTATGACACATCTCTCTACCTTTGACTAGGGCAGAAGGGCTCTAAAAATCCAATGCAGCATCTTGAATGGGGGCAACTGAATCTCTTTTCACTCCAGCCGTGGGAACAGGCAGGGAAGAGCGTTATCTGAACTCTGTAACAGAATCTCGACCCCAGACACTAAACCTTTAGTCCATTGCTGGCTTGTTGGGGGGCCAGTGTCTTTTCAAAGTAGGACAGAAGCACTTTTACCCCTCAAAGGGACCAATACATTACCTCAAAGTCAGGTTTCAAGACAGCTGAACAATTTTTATGCTGAACTAAATAATGTAAAAGTAATATGGTAAATTACACTTAAGAAGCAAGATACTGCTCTGGAAAATGGAAAGGGAAAAAACAGCATACTGAATTCCAAGTTTAGGGCATTTAGATAACATTTATTCTGCCCTAAAGTGTGAAGAAAAAAGATAACAAAGATCAGCTGCTGACTTCATTATACAGAGTAAAAACTATCCTACTGTTTGGCCTTTTTGTCTTTATCCAAACCATGTATGGGTAGAATAAGATCTATTTATGTTCAGTCAATGTGGTAGGGAGCAGGAATGTTCTCCTGGTTGACTGGCAATCGAATTTggttgttttgagttttttaaaCAAGAAGAGATGCAACCTGTGGCTTAGATTAACTCATTGGGGGGTCGGGCCTGGGAAAAGAGAATACTGGCCAGCCTAATCTCCCTCACTGACTGAAGAAAAGCTTATATACACGCAGTTCCAACACAACTGCAGGTCTGAGAATGCAGTACAGTTTCTCTCTGGCAgtataattaagcaatattatGAATACACATCAGAAGACAAAGGGCAAGATGCCTAGAATCAAATTGTTTCATGAATAGATAAATAAGATCCTATGATCCAGTTTCAGGTACCactggccacatccacactaatctgttttcatttgaaaatacacaGATTTTGCTACATTAACACCTCTCATCAACACTGGAATGGCggagactttcaaaaatgctctccataactgcatactttggaaaaacgaattacatttttaaagtttcatttaaCCGGATTAGTGTGTACTTGACCATATAAAAGACCTTGAATTCTTTAGTAAACAACATACTAAAACTCCAAAAAGGCTACTTGTTTTAACTGAGCTGTGTTCCATACACATGTTGGACAGCAAGGAAAATAGCACGTCATGATGAGAGGAAGGTTGGGGGCGAAGTTGTGGTTGGGCAGACAAACTAAGGATCACTGAACAATAAGATGAAAGTAGCCGGCAGGCATTCGTCAAATGCCACTAGATTGCTCATCAGCCAATGGCAGGCATCTAAGGAAAAGGACAAGTAATTCTCCATGTCCAATAAAATGTAACGTGTGTAAACCAAAAAGATAACTAAAATCTTGGCAAAAGTGTGAGGGAATCGAATCTTGGATCCAAAATGATAATCAAACACTCCGTCCTCTAAAAAATTTATttctttaacatgccaaaaacTATGTTCTCAATGATGACTGGAGCTTCCAGCTGAAACCATTAgcagtaaataaaacaaaattctgCCACAGGAGCTGTGCTGGTCTAGTGGTGAGGACCTGTTGTCATCAATCACCTGCCATGTGGTGGGAGTCCTACTTTTACTCTTGAGTAAATACTGCTGATGTAATAGGCAAGACTACCTGAATGGCAGAATCTTGGTAATGGTTACTTTTATAACAATGAATGCGTTCTTGTAAGATGTTATTTCCTAAATAGACTTCCAGGAGAGTGCACAAATTTGCACTGATCTTTTGCAACAAGAATCTACACGCAAGTTATACATGTgataattgtaaaattaatattgcaTCCATGTCCAACTTTTAAGAATCTTAAGCTAATAACTGACTCAATGGGGAGTCAATAAACAGACAAATGATTGTGAATTAAAAGAATAGATAAAGATAAAGTTGCAATGGAAAACGTGCATATACAGATATGAATATATAGCATCAATATGCTATTACTATTATAAGCAGCTGTATTTGATAATAGCCAAAAGTGATAGCTATATTTAAATGGCATTATATAATTTGGTATCTGTGTGTGCTGACTTTAAGTAAATACATAAAGTACACATCAGAATAGCACCTTTAGGCACAGGTGACAGATATATGCCCACACTACAGTCACAGAGCCATAAaagacacaaataaaaaatatttatctgtgcTACCACCTAGACTAAAATAAACAATCCTATACTTCACCATTATTTGCTCACAGATACAGTAACACCTAAGTGACTATGTCTCACATATTGCATCTTATTATGATAATGCTTAATTTCAAGCATTTCCACAAAAACTATTTCACATTAACTACACGTTGTTCACTATAATTATGTAATTGTACTGTAACATGAAAACTGTGATAAAAAGTGATACCACAAATCCTTTCCCATATCCTTATCTACAATCAAATGAAGGTCATCAACTACATCAACAAAGTCTGCTTAATGTAATCCCTTACAGCATTATGTCTGGAGTCTGCAGTATTACTCAATGCTGTGTAATTCATTAACAATCCCTGATGCTTTTTACATAACTTATATCTGATTTACAAACGTTCCATTGTTTATGTGTGAGAATGAAATGTCTGTTCTATGAATGAAGTATTTGATGGTCTAATGACAGATTTCACAGTGTGTACCAAAGCCACAAGGTTAAGAGAGCATTAAATTCCCATTAGATCTGACTTCATTAGTGCAATAGCATCTGTGGAGCCAGCCTGTTTGGATAAGAAGTGTCTATGATGGCCATGTGCAAATACCGTCACATATCTGAAGTAAACCTGAGCCCACAAGTCCTTGCATAATCTGTTTCCCTGGAAACCCCTGAAAGTCTAATGACTGCATGTTACTCACCTGCATAAAATGGTAGGCATCCTTTGCTATATTTGGATGCCAGTGCACAAAAGCACTTGTAAATACTTCTTTATTTCTTCTAGGAAATCATTTCAGACTCATAATATTCATATTCTGCCCTTGTTACTGGACTTGAGGTGTTGCAATCATCACAGAAATCATTGGGAAAAATTATAGGACCTTCAGCATGGAGTTCATGTACATGATGTACAAAATATGGGATAAATATGGGATTTGTTCCACAAAACTCCCAACCTGACCTCCTCCTGAAAGTCCAAACTTACCGTTGAGTCCATTCGGTATGCTTCTGTGTAGATGGTTGGTGGAAAGATCATCCATAGACCTTCTGATGGACCCTATTTTGCCCTCTGAAGGCTTGTGTATATGACTGTGATGGTGATCTGGGCTTCCAGCACTACCCGTACTGGAGGTACTACTTCCATCTCCAATATCTCTAACAGTACTGGAACCTCCATTCATATTGGTCAGACTAGACTGACTGTCTATGGAGCtcctggatccagctccattcctctCATCATCCAACATCACAATTATCTCCTTTAACTCCATATTCTCTCTCAGCACACTCTCTTGAGTGGCCTCTAGATCTTTCAGTTTTTGCTGAAATATTCCAACCTCCTTCCACATAACACTGGCAGTGTACCTGCCAAATCTCTGCCATTCCCGAGACAGCTTCTTCCCTTTTTGCCGATCATCATCTAAGAAACAGCACAGTTCTCTAAGCTCCTGGTTGTCTTCTTGCAGCTTCTGGTTCACCTCCTTCAAGCTTCGTATCTCGTGGAGATGCACTTGTAATCTCCGGTTAACGTCCTTCATCATGTTCCCATGTTCCAACATTAAGTTCATCTTTTCATTATCAACTTTTCGGAGTCTCCTTAGCAGCTCCTCTTTGCTACATTTAATGAGTTCTTCATCCGAAATCTTACTTAAATCATCCATTGGGACGTCTATAATATTTTTTGCCATATTCATTTCGTTAAAAGTGGTCTGACGGGAAATTTGGTCACGGCTTTCTAATCGTTCCTTGGTGAAAACGTTAAAAACAATATCAAactcataattttaaattaatccaGTTATTCAAAGGGTGAAAGCAAAATTCCGCAAAAaggtttataaaaaataactgaCCCAGAAAAGACAATACTACGCCGTATTTGATCGTCCGCAATTCCTTTTTTGTCGCTATTACATGTTTATTTTACCAGTGATATCCTTTCTCCTACACAGTGCCTAGTGATGAGACGCTCTGGCCGCGCATCCAAACGCACAAGCAGATGAATGGTGAGAAAAATGCGCTCCAAAGTCAGTATTTGCGCTTCAGCGCTGCGTTAGGTGATGTCAGAGATGTCCGAAGCTCAGTACGCGACGCGTTCACTGCATTAGGTAGCCAATTGTACTTCTCTTGTTTTCCTCCAGGGTGCGCTTGGCGGCTCAGAAAGCCGAATCCACCATTGGATTGCATTAAACTCTAAGGACATGTTTCGTCTTATTGTAgaaatttgcacattaaaaataaaaatcgttTAAAtacgtatatacatatatattaatttcACAGAATTTTACTACGCATACAATTGGAATCCGCCTAATTAAACTCTATAAAATAATTTCTACACTTGCCAGAATTCACCGTATTTTATAGCGCCATGGAATTCACAGACGGCTGATTGGTTAATCCCTATCAACGTTGAGAAAATTAACACGTGCCACGTGACAACGCCGTCAGTGCCGTTTCAGTAATTCATGCTTGAATAATGACACTGATCAACTTTAATTGcctttaaattaaaaatgcatgAGTTAAAATTGTGAAATTATTATTAGTGCATTATTATTACGATGATCCCAGCGCACCTGACATATCAGAGACAACGTCCGGGCCGCTAGTCCCGGCCCATTTTGACATTCTACTTTAATGCTAATTTCCATTCTGCATGCCTATTCAATTTCTAAGCCACATGAAGGGGACCCACAGCAGGATGCAGGGATGTCGCATACCACTTAATTATTCgtctattaataaaaataaataaataaataacatttatataattaaaaatatatatattaatctaaTAAAtctattataaatgtaaagaaacaaacacaacaatTCTCTGCCAATGTCAGTGACAAAGTGATGCTTTTAATGCTACCATGTGCTTGACTGTATCTCTTGAAGTTCAAGACGATTGTGTGCAAAAGATAAGTGATGGGGTTGACAAGCAGTTCAGGCAATAATTGTGAGTTTCTCCCCCCTTAAAGGAACAGTCTatataattaatgtaaatgtagcTCCAGTAATAGCCATGAAAGTGTCTGTGATCATTCACATGTGGTTTAATGAGCGTTTTGGTGATATTAATGCTCTGCTAAAGTTTTTGACCTATATTTAAACAATGAAACATTCTTCCAGAAACATTCCTTTAGATATTAAGGACTAGAAACACACTAGTGAATTGTCCATTCATATGATAATATACAGGCTGTGATGAGAATCTGTAAACCAATTAAACGGATTACCATGTCAATCTGTCATATGATGTCAGCCTTTTAAAAGCAGACCCTTTTTAATCTGTGTGGGTATTGCACTAAGACTCCCATGAAGTCAGTGGTATGAACCCATCGCCATCTAGTGGAAATAATGGCTCAACGTCGCACGCATCTGTAATTGACGAATGGTGTCGACTTGACAAAATGCATAAATCAACTGAAATCACTTATGAACTGCTGAGCCAGTGGCTCTTTTAAATTAACATCCAGGAACTCAGTCTGACATTGCAAAGTGCTTGGAGAAAGCCTTCTTttagaataaaataaagtaaaatagaatagaatagaatagaatagaatagaatagaaattcCTCAACATGCATCCCCTAAAATTCTACTGCAAAAAAAAGAAGGATTTTTGCAAATCAACTAGACATGAACATAATATATTGATGtctatttggcaacaaaggtgaaattcccaaggtgaaaACATACCTTGGCTCCAGGAGTCTTAAgacaaaaaaaatcaagtaaggacTCTTGGTGtaattttggagtcagaccttagtttacatcaaatcaataattttttagtaaaaatgtatttctaataaatcatctaaaaaaaatttgatgatttgtatccagtcaagagtcagagaaacttgttcatgcattcatcaccagtaggatggactactgcaatggactcctcaccggccttcccaaaaagaccattagacaacTACAGCTcattcaaaatgctgctgccaggattcttaCCCGgaccaaaaataaaatcacttttacaaatcactcaatggcttaggacctaaatacattgcagatatgcttgttgaatatatcagacctctcagatcattatgATCGAGTCAGTTAGAAATaccaagggttcactcaaaacaaggtgagactgcgtttagctattatgccacctgcAGCTGGAAACAGCTTCCAGAAGAGTTCAGGTGTGCTCCAACAGTggccacattcaaatccagactgaaaacacttctgtttagctgtgcatttattcactgagcactgtgctgcacttactgatagtgcaatcagtaagtgcagcactgtgctcagtgaataaataattttttctgtaattatttcttttattcattttcacaatttttacttttttaaatgtatcttattatttttattcttcttgTTGTTAAtcgatttaaaaataatttttgatgtctcttatatttttatgtaaagcactttgaattgccattttgtatgaaatgtgctatataagtAAACTTGCCTTGACTTGCCTATAGAATTCAAAGACATTGTCAACTTGATTTCCAAATATCTGGTTCATTCAGCACAATACTAGAATTTCCTATatctgttgggcccttgagcaaggcccttgaccctatctgctccaggggcgctgtatcatggctgaccctgcactctgaccccagcctagctgggatatgtgaaaaaaaaaaaaagaatttcactgtatatgtgcaaatgtataatgtgtgataaataaatacataataaaaatacaaataaaataaaatgctttataaCTCCTTCTAACCAAATAACCATTTAACCAAAATTGCTCATTAGCAAATATAACGTGGAATAATGTCCATTATTTATTTAGACTTTAAATATAACCCCTATTAAAATGTAAGGATAATCTGAGGGTTAAAAGAcaattagttatatatatatatatatatatatatatatatatatatatatatttttttttttttttttttttgtctgttttgatcCATTTTATTATACTTTCTGAAATGTGCATGAATAGTTTGTGGTAAAACAGAGGATTAAAGCTTCTGTTATGTCTGTCTCTTGGTTTTTTTAATTAGGGCCgagaaaaatatttcaaaaaacgTGATGGGAAAATAAAAGGTTAATTTAATCACTATCTTTATTTTTAAACCACATACAGCACATGGGTCTCTAAACAATAAGAAAGTTAAGTCAATCTCAGCAGAAGATAATGGTTAAATAATGTGTTTGGAGTCGTGGCTGGCGAACTGTGATTGCATAACAGAAAACACAGATGGAACCGATTAATTTCCATGGATTGGAAGCAGTGCTCTCACTTCAACTCTAATGTTCTGTTGAAATTGACTTTACATTCTTTCTTTCTGTTGAAATTGACTTACCCCACACTTGGGCTTATAGGCCCCCAGGGGGTTAACTTATAAGGATGTCTTGTCAATATAGGGACAAACAGTTATTATACAAGGCAAAATTGGTCAACataggcaaatacttttgagacatcaAGGTGCATTTTTGAGTAATAAATTAATctgtttattcaaaataacctCTTTAGAAAAGGATTAatcattttctgttcatttcaatcatatttggcatttaataacatctcaagtattctataaacaaatgaatctccattgtgattggatcagtcaatgtgagctcaCTTTGTACATTCTTCAAagcaaatctattcgccccactaaagaaaaaactatttgttgATAGGGGGCTTCATCCCCTTCTACggggggggctttttaccccaaatactaatCCTTTCTCTTACAGGACAGTTCAAAAACTTGAGTCTTGTTTCGGTGTTTCTATGGGTAACTGCGGAATAACTTGCGTCTGCAGGTCGACATGAATTACAGTCAGACAGAGTTGTGGTTTGGACCTGAATGTGTGTCTCATGTCTGCTCTGGATGTAAGGCACGTCTCGTTACACAGATATAGAGGAGATGGGCTAGTATACTGATCCAGCAACCGATTTGCAATTCATCTGTTGTGGTTACATAGCAAATAAGACGTacatttgtttgggaatggttgATGATTAAAATAAGGGCAAAGTGCATAACAGCACAAGTCAGTGAGGTCGAGTATCTTCACCATTGCATAACTTCTGCTTTCATGTAACTGAAGTTGGGCACCAGGATTTGAGCGCTATGTGGTACTTCTGCGATGTCTTAGGTCGTATATGGCAATCGCCATtcgttttgttttatttgttagcGTTTTGGATAGCACCGGCGTTCATGCATCCACAATGCTTGGATTTTAAGCCCCCTTTTCAGCCTCAACAAGAGCTTCAGTTCTGTCAAATGTATACATACTTCGGCTGCTGCGACTATGCCAGGGACCAAGAGCTGATGGCAAAATATTATCGAATAATGGATAACTTCGATTATTATGGATATTCGAACTGTGCCGCGTACGTACAAGATCTACTCTGCCAGGTAAGTTAGCCCGAGAGCAGAAATAAGAAGCAATATTTTGAAAGTTTTGTGTTGCTTTCTAAATGTACTGGAACCATTAGATGTGTGCGTCTGGACACGTACCACAATTTGCAGAGATTTTTATTACGCAAATGACGATGTCCAACATTCTtcggggccgttcacaccgaaaacGTCTTTGCGTCCTTCCGCGATTGTTTTcatatgtaaacatgtgctaaacTGACCGTTGCGCTTGCGTCTcgttttttagacgccgtgtcaagttaaaaacccGAGACAATTGCGTTCTGCTCTGTTCGTGGCGATACGTCGAGGGCAAggacgtgttcggtgtgaacggccccttaataCCTGCCTGGTGAGAGGCCAAATGATGTCACTAGTATCACAATGAATCTCTTTTATTAAAGTCACTTGCACAAACAACTAAATTTGACATACAATGAGCATGCCTAAATAAAGCACTCAAATACTTAGTAAGTCATTAAACAGAAAGTTCACAAATGCAGAGGGTCAAATAAGGGCTTAAACTACAGTGTGATTTAGGAGATTGTGGTTTCACAATGTTGAATGCTGATGAGCAGAAAGGATTAAGCAAATAATGTATTGCTTGAGTCTGGCAAGATCCAGTTAGCTCCCCACTTGTTTCTCTTCTTCAGGAATGCTCTCCATATGCGGCTCACCTTTTTGATGCTGAAGACACCAGCACACCCTTACTCACCATACCTGGACTGTGCCCAGACTTCTGTTCTCAATTCCATTCCAAGTGTAGTTCTATTCTGACCTTGTTGTCTGATGATCCACGTCTTGAAGAACTTAAGCATGACCAGCGCAAGCTTTGTCAGTACCTGGAGTTGGATGATCCAGACTACTGTTATCCTCATCTCCTAAGCAATGAACTGTTAACCAAAAACCTGGGCCGCACTGCAGCTGATTCTGAGGGCTGCTTGCAACTGTGCTTGGAGGAGGTTGCCAATGGACTCAGAAACCCTCTTGCCATGGTTCACGCCAATGATGGTACGCACAGGTTTTTCGTTGCCGAACAAGTTGGCTTGGTCTGGGTGTACCTTCCAGATCGCTCAAAGCTTGAGAAACCGTTTCTAAACATCACCAAGGCTGTGTTGACATCTCCATGGGAAGGCGATGAAAGAGGCTTTCTGGGACTCACCTTTCACCCAAACTTTAAATACAATGGGAAGCTTTATGTGTATTACTCCGTGGAGGTTGGCTTTGATGAGAGAATCCGCATCAGTGAGTTTCGTATCTCCTCTGCGGATATGAATGTGGTTGACCACGGTTCAGAGAGGTGAGCAACTGTATAACTCACTTCAGCTGTgttgaatatttcaggttcaatacaaattaagctcaatcgacagcatttgtggcataatgttaattagtgcaaaaataatttagacttgtccctccttttctttaaaaatgcaaaaatctgcgttacagtgaggcacttacaatggaagtgaatgtggccaaccTAAACCCTAAAATGGCCATTTAAATAACTTTGTATCTCAAAT contains:
- the ccdc85ca gene encoding coiled-coil domain-containing protein 85C-A isoform X2 — its product is MNMAKNIIDVPMDDLSKISDEELIKCSKEELLRRLRKVDNEKMNLMLEHGNMMKDVNRRLQVHLHEIRSLKEVNQKLQEDNQELRELCCFLDDDRQKGKKLSREWQRFGRYTASVMWKEVGIFQQKLKDLEATQESVLRENMELKEIIVMLDDERNGAGSRSSIDSQSSLTNMNGGSSTVRDIGDGSSTSSTGSAGSPDHHHSHIHKPSEGKIGSIRRSMDDLSTNHLHRSIPNGLNDSSSNYIRQLETKVQILEDDNKQLLSQGSTRMPGGDLPTPVTGCLPAAQKPEAVVHAMKVLEVHENLDRKIPEDYEEDLSEKEKAIVREMCNVVWRKLGDAAGSKPSIRQHLSGNQFKGPL
- the ccdc85ca gene encoding coiled-coil domain-containing protein 85C-A isoform X1, with the protein product MNMAKNIIDVPMDDLSKISDEELIKCSKEELLRRLRKVDNEKMNLMLEHGNMMKDVNRRLQVHLHEIRSLKEVNQKLQEDNQELRELCCFLDDDRQKGKKLSREWQRFGRYTASVMWKEVGIFQQKLKDLEATQESVLRENMELKEIIVMLDDERNGAGSRSSIDSQSSLTNMNGGSSTVRDIGDGSSTSSTGSAGSPDHHHSHIHKPSEGKIGSIRRSMDDLSTNHLHRSIPNGLNDSSSNYIRQLETKVQILEDDNKQLLSQQGNVGDLKTLRKGLSLYHSESQLSSLSQYQDTLQNGSTRMPGGDLPTPVTGCLPAAQKPEAVVHAMKVLEVHENLDRKIPEDYEEDLSEKEKAIVREMCNVVWRKLGDAAGSKPSIRQHLSGNQFKGPL